The Streptomyces sp. NBC_01276 genome contains the following window.
CCGTTCGCCGGAACCGAGCCCGTCCTCGCGAACGCCTTCCACGTCGGCGACCTCGACTACGGCTGGGAGCGCGGCTACCGGCGGGCCCCGGACGGGGGCGTACTGTGAGCACCCCCACCGCCCCACCGCCCCCGCGCCCCTCCGGAGTACGCGAGGTGGTCGGGTACAACTGGCCCCTGTACGCGGGCGGGTTGTCCGCCGTCGCCGGCGGCCTCGCCCTCGCGCCGCACCTGCCGCGCGTCCCCGCCGCCCTCGCCCGCACGGGCGCGCTGGCCGCGGCCGCCCTGCTCACGGGCAGCACCGCCGCCTGCTGGTGGGTGTACGACCGCTCCGAGCTGTACTCCCTCGACTGGCTGACCGGCCTGCTGCCCGACGGCCCCGGCGACCACCTCGTCATATCGACGGGCCTCGACGAAACCAGCCACCCCCTGGCCCTGCGGTACCCCCGGGCCGCTCAGAGCGTCGTCGACCTCTACGACCCGGCGCTCACCACCGAAGGCTCCATCCGGCGCGCCCGCCGACGCGTGCCCCCGCGCCCCGGGACCCTGCCCGGCCGCCCGTCCCGACTGCCCGTCGCCTCCGGCTCCCAGGACACCGTGTTCGCGGTCTTCGCGGCCCACGAACTGCGCCTCGCACCCGACCGGGAGGCGCTGTTCGCGGAAATCACCCGCACCCTGCGCCCCGGAGGCACGCTCATCCTGGTGGAGCACCTGCGCGACCGGGTCAACACCGCCGCCTTCGGCCCGGGAGCCTGGCACTTCATGCCCCGCCGCGAATGGCTGCGGCTCGCTGACGGCGCGGGCCTGCGCTCCGTCACCGAAACCCGGATCGCGAACCTCGTCACGGCCTTCGCCTTCAGCCGGAGCGCCGAGTGAACCACCTCTTCACCCTGGAGTCCCAACTCCGCCTCGTGGGCCTCGCCCTGACAGGCATGGGTGCCTTCCACATCGTCCTGCCCCGCCTGGTGGACTGGCCCACCGACCTCGCCGGCACCAGCCTGCTGACCCGCCAGGTGTCCTACGCACACCTCTTCTTCATCGGCCTGACCTGCGTCCTGCTCGGTCTGCTGCCGCTGTGCTACACCCCGGAGCTCCTGGCGGGCACCTCCCTCGGCACGGCCCTGCTGGCGGGCCAGACCCTGTTCTGGGGCGCCCGCTGGGCCTTCCAGTTCGTCTACTTCTCACCCGCCCTGTGGCGCGGAGACCGTTTCCGCACCTTCGGCCACATCGCACTCGCGGTCCTCTGGACCTGGGTGACGACCGTCTTCGCCTACGCCCTCCTCGCCGGCCCGGCCTGAGCGGCCGTCCGGTGCGTCGTGCCCCCCCGCCGCGCCTCTGGCGAACGGCGCTCTCGGCGGCGCTGCGGGCAGCTTCGAGCGGTGGGCGTCGCGCGGCGCCCGCTTCCTGCCGGGCCGGCCTTCGGAGGGGTGGGCCACAGGACGCGCGGGCGTTATGTTTCTGATCTTGAAAAGGGCCGTGGGCCGTCACGTCGGCCGCGAGCGCACCGAAGGAGAGCGACATGATCCGCCTGTCTGCAGAACCCATGACGTGGGTAACCACCGGGGACAGCATCACCCAGGCCGTACTGCACACCCACGGCGCACGTGGCTGGGTGGAGCACCTGCAGGAACGGGTCAGATGGCAGATGGACCGGCTGACCGACATCGTCGTCAACACCGGTGTTTCCGGCTGGCGTGCCGTGGACGTGCTCGGCTCCTACGACCACCTGATCGGACGCTTCGCACCCGACGTCCTGTCCATATCGCTCGGCACCAACGACGCGCGCGCCGGCCTGGCCGGGCTGCCGGAGTTCCACGACGCCATGCATCGGCTCGTCGACCGTGCGGGCTCGCAGACCCAGATCGTCCTCCACACACCGGTGCTGGTCAGCATCGCCGGCCGCGAGGCCCGCGGCACCCTCCCGGCGTACGCCCAAGCCGTGCGGGACATCGCCAAGGAGGCCGACGTCCTGCTGGTCGACCACGAGACCCACTGGCGCTCGCACTTCGGCGACGCCGACCCCATAGCCTGGCTCGACGACCCGGCCCACCCCAATGCCGTCGGCCACCTTCAGATGGCCGAGCACACCCTCCGGGTTCTGGGACTGGGGCCCATGGAGCCCCGCACCTGAGCTCGGGACCGCGGGCGGTACGGGGAGGGGCGCCCGACAGCGAGGTTGCGCGGTTCGGTTCCTCCCCCTCAGCGCAGCTGCTCGGCCAGCCCGACGATGATGCCCTCCGGACCGCGGACGTAGCAGAGGAGGTAGCTGTCGTCGAACCTGGCGATCTCGCCGAGGAGTTCGGCGCCGTGAGGGCGCAGGCGGGCAACGGTGTCCTCGATGTCGTCGACGGCGAACATGACGCGGTGCGTGCCCAGAACGTTGTGCGGCCGGTTGCGCGGCCCGGTGCTGATCACCGCGGGGCTGTGGTATTTCGCCAGTTCGAGCCGGCTGTGACCGTCCGGGGTCCGGACCATCGCGATGTCACAGCGGACGCCGTCGAGCCCGGTGCACCGGTCGGCGAAGAGGCCCTCGACCTCCGCCCTGCCCTCCAGCTCCATACCGAGTTCCACGAAGAACGCGATGGCGGCGTCCAGGTCCTCGACGACGATGCCGACGTTGTCCATCCGCTGGATCGCCATGCCGTCTTCTCCTTCTTCCTCGTGCTGCCGCTGATGTACCCGGGACGGAGCCGGTGGCACGTTCTCGACATCCTCGGACCGCCGGACTCCGAAGTGTCCGGACCGCGCCCCAGCACCGCCACGGCAAACCGGGCTCTGGCTGTGTTCCGTGGCTGCGGTGTGGTTGCGGCTGGGTGGCACCCCTCGGGGGAGGAGGGGGTGCCACCCGACCACACCGCGGTGGGCGCCTGTCCCGAAGCGCTCACCGCCTTTGGCGCGTCTATCCGTGCCTGCCTGCTTCAAACGCTTTCCGCGCACGCTTTCCGTGGGGCCTGTGTGCGCCCGTACGGCTGTGCTGCGCTGGTGTGGAGGTGTCCCGGCGGTCCCTGTGCGGGTAGGTGTGGTGCTGCTGGGTGTGAGCAGGTTCTACGGTCAGGGCACCGGATATCGGCGCCGTGGACGGCTTGGGGAGATGACGATGGAGTCGCCGAAGGTGACGGTGCGGCCCGGTACGGACGGTGCGGCCGTGGTCGTGTGCACGGGCGAGTTCGACCTCGATACAGCGGGCCGCGTGGCGGAGGCCTGCAGGACGCGGGCCGCGGACGCGGAGCTGCTGCTCCTGGACGTGTCGGGGGTTGCGTTCGCGGACTCGTCGTTCCTGAACGAGCTGATCCGCCTGCGCAACGCCCGGCCGACGGCGTTGGTCGGACCGTTGCCGAAGCAGCTCCTGCGGCTGCTGGAGATGACGGGCGCGCTGACCCTTTTCGACATCCGCGACGGTACGGGGTCGGCCTGATCCGCCCCGGCCGCGAGTCAGCGGCTTCTCGCGACGGGCTGCGCGCCGGGGAAACCGAGTCTTTCTCCGGTGAAGGTTGCAGTGACGGTTTTGCCGCCGCCGCAGCCGTTACGGCTGTGGGCGCTGATGCGGACGGTGTCGGTGAGGTCCTGGACCAGCCGCCATCCGAATCCGCCCGGTCGTCCGGGTGCCGGGGTGCGGAGCTCCGGCACCCGGGACACGCGGTCGGACACTTCGACGGTAACGGTCCCGGTGCCG
Protein-coding sequences here:
- a CDS encoding class I SAM-dependent methyltransferase, whose amino-acid sequence is MSTPTAPPPPRPSGVREVVGYNWPLYAGGLSAVAGGLALAPHLPRVPAALARTGALAAAALLTGSTAACWWVYDRSELYSLDWLTGLLPDGPGDHLVISTGLDETSHPLALRYPRAAQSVVDLYDPALTTEGSIRRARRRVPPRPGTLPGRPSRLPVASGSQDTVFAVFAAHELRLAPDREALFAEITRTLRPGGTLILVEHLRDRVNTAAFGPGAWHFMPRREWLRLADGAGLRSVTETRIANLVTAFAFSRSAE
- a CDS encoding SGNH/GDSL hydrolase family protein — translated: MIRLSAEPMTWVTTGDSITQAVLHTHGARGWVEHLQERVRWQMDRLTDIVVNTGVSGWRAVDVLGSYDHLIGRFAPDVLSISLGTNDARAGLAGLPEFHDAMHRLVDRAGSQTQIVLHTPVLVSIAGREARGTLPAYAQAVRDIAKEADVLLVDHETHWRSHFGDADPIAWLDDPAHPNAVGHLQMAEHTLRVLGLGPMEPRT
- a CDS encoding VOC family protein produces the protein MAIQRMDNVGIVVEDLDAAIAFFVELGMELEGRAEVEGLFADRCTGLDGVRCDIAMVRTPDGHSRLELAKYHSPAVISTGPRNRPHNVLGTHRVMFAVDDIEDTVARLRPHGAELLGEIARFDDSYLLCYVRGPEGIIVGLAEQLR
- a CDS encoding STAS domain-containing protein; translation: MESPKVTVRPGTDGAAVVVCTGEFDLDTAGRVAEACRTRAADAELLLLDVSGVAFADSSFLNELIRLRNARPTALVGPLPKQLLRLLEMTGALTLFDIRDGTGSA
- a CDS encoding ATP-binding protein; this encodes MEERTLTSRLLPAGERAGVSSARARTATRTLLARLGVPAAGVDDVVIVVTELVTNARRHAGGATGFAITARPGTGTVTVEVSDRVSRVPELRTPAPGRPGGFGWRLVQDLTDTVRISAHSRNGCGGGKTVTATFTGERLGFPGAQPVARSR